The following are encoded in a window of Mustela nigripes isolate SB6536 chromosome 1, MUSNIG.SB6536, whole genome shotgun sequence genomic DNA:
- the SH3BP2 gene encoding SH3 domain-binding protein 2 isoform X2, whose product MAAEEMHWPVPMKAIGAQNLLTMPGGVAKAGYLHKKGGTQLQLLKWPLRFVIIHKRCIYYFKSSTSASPQGAFSLSGYNRVMRAAEETTSNNVFPFKIVHISKKHRTWFFSASSEDERKSWMALLRKEIGHFHEKKELPLDTSDSSSDTDSFYGAVERPVDISLSPYPTDNEDYEHEDEDDSYMEPDSPEPMEPEDTLTHPPAYPPPPVPTPRKPAFSDMPRAHSFASKGLSPLLPPPPPKRGLPDASPAPEDSKRDPLGLRRPEPGPRGSLAPRRMSDPPLGPPPTTPSLWKTPCFRESASPSPEPRVPSHGPGSACSSAGMAAASSRNCDKLKSFHLSPRGPPTPEPPPVPANKPKFLKMVEEAPVGEAARPRLFVPPVAPRPPALKLSTPEATARPVVLPRTEKPPLPHLQRSPPDGQSFRNFSFEKPRRLSKADSTGGEDSDEDYEKVPLPSSVFINTTESCEVERLFKTTSPQGEPQNGLYCIRNSSTKSGKVLVVWDESSNKVRNYRIFEKDSKFYLESEVLFVSVGGLVEHYHTHVLPGHQSLLLQRPYGYMRPR is encoded by the exons ATGGCGGCTGAGGAGATGCATTGGCCCGTCCCCATGAAGGCCATTGGTGCCCAGAACTTGCTAACCATGCCTGGGGGCGTGGCTAAAGCCGGCTACCTGCACAAGAAGGGTGGGACCCAGCTGCAGTTGCTCAAAT GGCCGCTGCGTTTTGTCATCATTCACAAGCGTTGCATCTACTACTTCAAGAGCAGCACGTCTGCCTCCCCACAGGGCGCCTTCTCTCTGAGCGGCTATAATCG GGTGATGCGGGCAGCTGAAGAGACAACGTCCAACAACGTCTTCCCCTTCAAGATTGTCCACATCAGCAAGAAGCACCGCACCTGGTTCTTCTCGGCCTCCTCTGAGGACGAGCGCAAG AGCTGGATGGCTTTGCTGCGCAAGGAGATCGGCCACTTTCACGAGAAGAAGGAGTTGCCCCTGGACACCAG TGACTCCAGCTCGGACACAGACAGCTTCTATGGTGCAGTTGAGCGGCCTGTGGACATCAGCCTATCCCCGTACCCCACAGACAACGAAG ATTATGAGCATGAGGATGAAGATGACTCGTACATGGAGCCTGACTCCCCCGAGCCCATGGAGCCTGAGG ACACCCTGACCCACCCGCCGGCCTACCCGCCGCCTCCTGTGCCCACACCCAGGAAACCAGCCTTCTCCGACATGCCCCGTGCTCACTCCTTTGCCTCCAAGGGCCTGAGCCCCCtgctgccaccccccccccctaaACGTGGCCTCCCTGACGCCAGCCCAGCTCCCGAGGACTCCAAAAGGGACCCACTGGGCCTGAGGCGACCTGAGCCTGGCCCCAGGGGGTCCCTGGCCCCACGGAGGATGAGTGACCCCCCGCTTGGCCCCCCGCCAACCACTCCCAGCCTCTGGAAAACCCCTTGCTTCCGTGAGAGTGccagccccagcccagagccccggGTCCCCAGCCACGGGCCtggctctgcctgcagctctgccggcatggctgctgcctcctccaggaactGTGACAAACTCAAGTCCTTCCATCTGTCTCCCCGGGGGCCACCCACGCCTGAGCCTCCACCTGTGCCGGCCAACAAGCCCAAGTTCTTAAAGATGGTGGAAGAGGCCCCCGTCGGGGAGGCAGCCAGGCCCAGACTCTTTGTGCCCCCTGTGGCCCCCAGGCCCCCCGCACTGAAGCTGTCCACGCCTGAAGCCACAGCCAGGCCAGTGGTCCTGCCAAGGACAGAgaagccacccctcccccacctgca GAGGTCACCCCCTGATGGGCAGAGTTTCAGGAACTTCTCCTTTGAAAAACCCCGACGGCTCTCGAAGGCTGACAGCACTGGTGGGGAGGACTCTGACGAGGACTATGAGAAG GTGCCGCTGCCCAGCTCTGTGTTTATCAACACCACGGAATCCTGCGAAGTAGAAAG GCTGTTCAAAACCACAAGCCCCCAGGGAGAGCCCCAGAATGGACTCTACTGCATCCGGAACTCCTCCACCAAGTCAGGGAAG gTTCTGGTCGTGTGGGATGAGAGCTCCAACAAAGTGAGGAACTACCGCATCTTCGAGAAG GACTCTAAGTTCTACCTGGAGAGCGAGGTGCTGTTCGTGAGTGTGGGCGGCCTCGTGGAGCACTACCACACGCACGTGCTGCCTGGCCACCAGAGCCTGCTGCTACAACGTCCTTACGGCTACATGAGACCCAGGTGA
- the SH3BP2 gene encoding SH3 domain-binding protein 2 isoform X1 produces MASWGLRTPAPSLSTDRSRAMCRLTAFSFMAAEEMHWPVPMKAIGAQNLLTMPGGVAKAGYLHKKGGTQLQLLKWPLRFVIIHKRCIYYFKSSTSASPQGAFSLSGYNRVMRAAEETTSNNVFPFKIVHISKKHRTWFFSASSEDERKSWMALLRKEIGHFHEKKELPLDTSDSSSDTDSFYGAVERPVDISLSPYPTDNEDYEHEDEDDSYMEPDSPEPMEPEDTLTHPPAYPPPPVPTPRKPAFSDMPRAHSFASKGLSPLLPPPPPKRGLPDASPAPEDSKRDPLGLRRPEPGPRGSLAPRRMSDPPLGPPPTTPSLWKTPCFRESASPSPEPRVPSHGPGSACSSAGMAAASSRNCDKLKSFHLSPRGPPTPEPPPVPANKPKFLKMVEEAPVGEAARPRLFVPPVAPRPPALKLSTPEATARPVVLPRTEKPPLPHLQRSPPDGQSFRNFSFEKPRRLSKADSTGGEDSDEDYEKVPLPSSVFINTTESCEVERLFKTTSPQGEPQNGLYCIRNSSTKSGKVLVVWDESSNKVRNYRIFEKDSKFYLESEVLFVSVGGLVEHYHTHVLPGHQSLLLQRPYGYMRPR; encoded by the exons CTTCATGGCGGCTGAGGAGATGCATTGGCCCGTCCCCATGAAGGCCATTGGTGCCCAGAACTTGCTAACCATGCCTGGGGGCGTGGCTAAAGCCGGCTACCTGCACAAGAAGGGTGGGACCCAGCTGCAGTTGCTCAAAT GGCCGCTGCGTTTTGTCATCATTCACAAGCGTTGCATCTACTACTTCAAGAGCAGCACGTCTGCCTCCCCACAGGGCGCCTTCTCTCTGAGCGGCTATAATCG GGTGATGCGGGCAGCTGAAGAGACAACGTCCAACAACGTCTTCCCCTTCAAGATTGTCCACATCAGCAAGAAGCACCGCACCTGGTTCTTCTCGGCCTCCTCTGAGGACGAGCGCAAG AGCTGGATGGCTTTGCTGCGCAAGGAGATCGGCCACTTTCACGAGAAGAAGGAGTTGCCCCTGGACACCAG TGACTCCAGCTCGGACACAGACAGCTTCTATGGTGCAGTTGAGCGGCCTGTGGACATCAGCCTATCCCCGTACCCCACAGACAACGAAG ATTATGAGCATGAGGATGAAGATGACTCGTACATGGAGCCTGACTCCCCCGAGCCCATGGAGCCTGAGG ACACCCTGACCCACCCGCCGGCCTACCCGCCGCCTCCTGTGCCCACACCCAGGAAACCAGCCTTCTCCGACATGCCCCGTGCTCACTCCTTTGCCTCCAAGGGCCTGAGCCCCCtgctgccaccccccccccctaaACGTGGCCTCCCTGACGCCAGCCCAGCTCCCGAGGACTCCAAAAGGGACCCACTGGGCCTGAGGCGACCTGAGCCTGGCCCCAGGGGGTCCCTGGCCCCACGGAGGATGAGTGACCCCCCGCTTGGCCCCCCGCCAACCACTCCCAGCCTCTGGAAAACCCCTTGCTTCCGTGAGAGTGccagccccagcccagagccccggGTCCCCAGCCACGGGCCtggctctgcctgcagctctgccggcatggctgctgcctcctccaggaactGTGACAAACTCAAGTCCTTCCATCTGTCTCCCCGGGGGCCACCCACGCCTGAGCCTCCACCTGTGCCGGCCAACAAGCCCAAGTTCTTAAAGATGGTGGAAGAGGCCCCCGTCGGGGAGGCAGCCAGGCCCAGACTCTTTGTGCCCCCTGTGGCCCCCAGGCCCCCCGCACTGAAGCTGTCCACGCCTGAAGCCACAGCCAGGCCAGTGGTCCTGCCAAGGACAGAgaagccacccctcccccacctgca GAGGTCACCCCCTGATGGGCAGAGTTTCAGGAACTTCTCCTTTGAAAAACCCCGACGGCTCTCGAAGGCTGACAGCACTGGTGGGGAGGACTCTGACGAGGACTATGAGAAG GTGCCGCTGCCCAGCTCTGTGTTTATCAACACCACGGAATCCTGCGAAGTAGAAAG GCTGTTCAAAACCACAAGCCCCCAGGGAGAGCCCCAGAATGGACTCTACTGCATCCGGAACTCCTCCACCAAGTCAGGGAAG gTTCTGGTCGTGTGGGATGAGAGCTCCAACAAAGTGAGGAACTACCGCATCTTCGAGAAG GACTCTAAGTTCTACCTGGAGAGCGAGGTGCTGTTCGTGAGTGTGGGCGGCCTCGTGGAGCACTACCACACGCACGTGCTGCCTGGCCACCAGAGCCTGCTGCTACAACGTCCTTACGGCTACATGAGACCCAGGTGA